The following proteins are encoded in a genomic region of Terriglobia bacterium:
- a CDS encoding NAD(P)-dependent oxidoreductase, translating to MANIAFLGAGNMARGMILRLLSSGHAVTVYNRSPEKTVALKEAGATVAPNPRAAAEGADAVFSSVSDDQASRLVWTGPDGALSAALSPATFIIECSTLSHDWVLELAAIVAARGLRYIDCPVAGRPNDAAAGQLNLFVGAKEADLAAVRPLFEPLRKNIFHFGPVGAGTAFKLIYNLMGATQVAALAEAMLAAEAAGIDLHTAAQAFSAGYTGSPHVIRHSAVMAEGKRGQAVAFSGRGRLKDSLYGVHLAEKLHRQAFLGKATVHVFEQMVNQGMGASNDSELIDALRAEARVQSPPKPSQK from the coding sequence GTGGCAAACATCGCATTTCTAGGCGCGGGCAACATGGCACGGGGCATGATTCTACGTCTCCTCTCCTCCGGTCATGCGGTCACCGTCTACAACCGCAGCCCGGAAAAGACCGTCGCGCTAAAAGAGGCTGGCGCAACCGTCGCTCCCAACCCGCGCGCCGCCGCGGAGGGAGCCGACGCTGTCTTTTCCTCCGTCAGCGACGATCAGGCCTCCCGCCTGGTCTGGACCGGCCCCGACGGCGCTCTCTCCGCCGCTCTCTCTCCCGCCACATTTATCATCGAGTGCTCCACTCTGTCCCACGATTGGGTGCTCGAACTCGCCGCCATCGTCGCCGCCAGGGGCCTTCGCTACATCGATTGCCCCGTCGCGGGACGCCCGAACGACGCTGCGGCCGGCCAGCTCAATCTTTTCGTGGGCGCCAAGGAAGCCGATCTCGCAGCGGTGCGCCCGCTCTTCGAGCCCCTCCGCAAAAATATCTTTCACTTCGGACCGGTCGGGGCCGGCACCGCCTTCAAGCTGATCTACAACCTCATGGGTGCCACCCAGGTCGCAGCCCTCGCCGAAGCCATGCTGGCCGCGGAGGCGGCCGGCATTGATCTCCACACCGCAGCCCAGGCTTTCTCCGCCGGCTACACGGGCAGTCCCCATGTCATCCGCCACTCCGCCGTCATGGCCGAGGGAAAGCGCGGGCAGGCCGTCGCCTTTTCTGGACGCGGCCGCCTCAAGGATTCCCTCTACGGAGTGCACCTGGCCGAGAAACTTCACCGCCAGGCCTTCCTCGGCAAAGCCACCGTGCATGTCTTTGAACAGATGGTCAATCAGGGCATGGGTGCGTCCAACGACAGCGAGCTGATCGACGCGCTGCGCGCCGAAGCCCGCGTCCAGTCGCCGCCAAAACCATCCCAGAAATAA
- a CDS encoding NAD(P)/FAD-dependent oxidoreductase translates to MSNMSRRGFVKGAAIAPLAAKSISLGPGTAPGERFDIVVAGAGHNSLIAAAYLAKAGYRCVVLEGRPIVGGDVKSAELTLPGVKHDVCSSAHVLIQDSPLMRNDELGLGEYGLEYIFPDPVVHLPFADGSYITQWRDLDRTCAEFARFSKKDAAAYRQMITEYAEVGPIFGASAYTPIGFGKPVNELLAAHPKGKLWQRRVAMSAWEIIRDNFEDDHCRAFMIWMAYQTVVPPEDSMTGRLAYALVSGRQRWSWTTPKGGSGALTQALARLIEAHGGVILTNKWVRRLIVENGKCAGVECGDGSSYRGEKAVLSTVHIKHLVDMAPREAFGKEFIEGVETWQAGITLFVTHYTTTEPPTYAVAGGTISPVASGTMATPERALRVGYDFACKRVNVEEPPLLVVCSTVADPSRAPKGIHTIKVIGNLPYELKEGPQHWDTIKDQISDANLNYLRRFSPNLTDDKILARIVESPLDLERMNPHNWHGTCHGGAQDPAQTGPLRPVPGWAQHRMPIPGLYQTGATTHPGGSVSGGPGRNAAIVMLKDFGRSIEEVVKKKT, encoded by the coding sequence ATGAGCAACATGTCGCGGCGTGGATTCGTAAAAGGGGCGGCCATCGCGCCGCTGGCGGCCAAATCGATCTCCCTGGGGCCGGGAACGGCGCCGGGCGAACGCTTTGATATTGTGGTTGCGGGGGCCGGACACAACAGCCTGATCGCTGCGGCTTACCTGGCCAAAGCCGGCTATCGCTGCGTGGTATTGGAAGGCCGGCCGATTGTCGGCGGTGACGTTAAGTCCGCGGAATTAACGCTGCCGGGAGTGAAACATGATGTGTGCTCGTCGGCCCACGTCCTGATTCAAGACAGCCCGCTGATGCGCAACGACGAGCTGGGGCTGGGCGAGTACGGTCTGGAGTACATCTTTCCCGATCCGGTGGTGCATCTACCGTTTGCCGACGGCAGTTACATCACGCAGTGGCGGGACCTGGACCGCACGTGCGCGGAATTCGCGCGGTTTTCGAAGAAGGATGCGGCGGCTTACCGGCAGATGATCACCGAGTATGCGGAGGTCGGACCGATCTTCGGCGCCAGCGCCTACACGCCGATAGGATTCGGAAAGCCGGTCAACGAGCTGCTGGCGGCGCATCCCAAGGGCAAGCTGTGGCAGCGGCGCGTGGCCATGTCCGCGTGGGAGATCATCCGCGACAATTTCGAAGACGACCACTGCCGGGCGTTCATGATCTGGATGGCCTATCAGACGGTGGTGCCGCCGGAAGACTCGATGACCGGGCGGCTGGCCTATGCGCTGGTCTCCGGGCGCCAGCGCTGGAGCTGGACCACCCCCAAGGGAGGCTCGGGAGCGTTAACGCAGGCCCTCGCGCGCTTGATCGAAGCGCATGGCGGCGTGATCCTCACCAACAAATGGGTGCGGCGGCTGATCGTGGAAAACGGCAAATGCGCGGGCGTGGAATGCGGCGACGGCAGCTCGTACCGTGGCGAGAAGGCCGTGCTTTCCACAGTGCACATCAAGCACCTCGTGGATATGGCGCCGCGCGAGGCATTCGGCAAAGAGTTCATCGAAGGCGTGGAGACCTGGCAGGCGGGCATCACCCTGTTCGTCACGCACTACACCACGACGGAACCCCCGACGTATGCGGTCGCCGGCGGCACGATCTCGCCGGTGGCTTCCGGCACCATGGCGACTCCGGAGCGCGCGCTGCGCGTGGGCTACGACTTTGCCTGCAAGAGGGTGAATGTCGAGGAGCCGCCGCTGCTGGTGGTCTGCAGCACGGTTGCCGATCCCTCGCGCGCTCCCAAAGGCATACACACGATCAAAGTCATCGGCAATCTGCCCTACGAACTGAAAGAAGGCCCGCAGCACTGGGACACGATCAAAGACCAGATCTCCGACGCCAATCTGAATTACCTGCGGCGTTTTTCGCCGAATCTAACCGACGACAAGATCCTGGCGCGCATTGTGGAAAGTCCCCTGGATCTCGAGCGCATGAACCCGCATAACTGGCACGGCACGTGCCACGGCGGGGCGCAGGATCCAGCGCAGACCGGCCCGCTGCGCCCCGTACCGGGCTGGGCGCAACACCGCATGCCCATCCCCGGCTTGTACCAGACCGGTGCCACCACGCATCCCGGCGGTTCGGTCTCGGGTGGCCCCGGGCGCAATGCGGCGATAGTCATGCTCAAGGACTTCGGAAGAAGCATCGAGGAAGTCGTGAAGAAAAAAACATAA
- a CDS encoding TetR family transcriptional regulator, with protein sequence MTKRRQGLVSRERLLDAAEKLFARYGFNGVSVRQIVHAAKVNLGAVPYHFGTKEELFKAVIYRRALPLREEREQRIEKLLQSGKKPSLEELLWALLEPAFRASRENESFRRLLGRASTDPTPEVRKLMAEIYNSEFMVVPKELRKANASLPDDVFYWRLNCFYGVMLFVLADTGKIQTIAGKGFDTSRPEVALKYVIPFLAAGFRAAV encoded by the coding sequence GTGACGAAGCGGCGGCAAGGGCTCGTCTCGCGGGAGCGGCTGCTGGATGCGGCGGAGAAGCTGTTCGCGCGCTACGGCTTCAATGGCGTATCGGTGCGGCAGATCGTGCACGCGGCGAAGGTCAACCTGGGCGCGGTGCCCTACCATTTCGGAACCAAGGAAGAGCTATTCAAGGCCGTAATCTACCGGCGCGCGCTGCCGTTGCGGGAGGAGCGCGAGCAGCGGATCGAGAAGTTGCTGCAGAGCGGCAAGAAGCCGAGTCTCGAGGAGTTGCTGTGGGCGCTGCTGGAGCCGGCGTTCCGGGCAAGCCGGGAAAATGAATCGTTCCGGCGGTTGCTGGGGCGGGCTTCGACGGACCCGACGCCGGAAGTGCGCAAGTTGATGGCGGAAATTTACAATTCGGAATTCATGGTAGTGCCGAAGGAATTGCGCAAGGCCAACGCCAGCCTGCCCGACGACGTATTTTACTGGCGGCTGAACTGTTTCTACGGAGTGATGCTGTTTGTGCTCGCGGATACGGGGAAGATTCAGACGATCGCCGGGAAGGGATTCGACACGTCCCGGCCTGAAGTCGCTTTGAAGTATGTTATTCCGTTCCTGGCGGCCGGTTTTCGGGCAGCGGTGTAG
- a CDS encoding twin-arginine translocation signal domain-containing protein, with protein sequence MKKKTGHPTRREFLKNAAGAGLALAGSAATSWANNHPHPSPQSLTYLDRRMYSRNMELIAHILPGHDRGGKMQMMSVGRQRYLLQQGDVFDISDLHNPKMYNPQGYEGYQVQVAYNKNLKKWILMTGQGAPITSSTPEAPNGKYDDPKLLNAWRNYKGLRGVRFYDATDPSKIVKLSEFSTGATGSGTHRNYYDGGRYAYLDTAPDDSFSHQISYFRPLVNGNMIVDVSDPSNAKEVSMWWVPGSRKNEQAEYEKWQWSQIKYEHMDQTPFAGLHGPVYVPKKIEDGGNRGYGAWGCFGLIIHDLSDPKNPKEIGRFEPPPQYGAGGIAFHTIWCGMLDRGFVIGNGETTNPDCNQIFLPVWVIDVRDEKRPVPVAQFPRPVPPPEAPYRDFCFKRGRFGAHNPPHLKAPGNISPNFIAYSYFDAGLRCYDIGNPYRPEEVAYFIPPQGGDLKKFGSWNRTVDNVLIEWDRNLIYVAADTGIYVLSCPNLGKPILDPMPVAEWSLDKLNEGAP encoded by the coding sequence ATGAAAAAGAAAACCGGTCATCCGACTCGCCGCGAGTTCCTCAAAAATGCCGCAGGGGCAGGCTTGGCACTGGCCGGCTCCGCAGCAACGTCCTGGGCGAATAACCACCCCCATCCCTCTCCGCAGAGCCTCACCTACCTCGATCGCCGGATGTATAGCCGCAACATGGAGCTCATCGCGCACATCCTCCCGGGCCATGACCGGGGCGGAAAGATGCAGATGATGTCGGTGGGGCGGCAGCGCTATCTTTTGCAGCAAGGGGACGTGTTTGACATCTCCGATCTGCACAATCCGAAGATGTACAACCCGCAAGGCTACGAGGGTTACCAGGTCCAGGTGGCCTACAACAAGAACCTGAAGAAATGGATCCTGATGACCGGACAAGGGGCGCCCATTACCAGCTCGACTCCGGAAGCGCCCAATGGCAAGTACGATGACCCGAAACTGCTGAACGCGTGGAGGAACTACAAAGGGCTCCGTGGCGTGCGGTTCTACGATGCGACGGATCCGTCGAAGATCGTCAAGCTCTCGGAATTCAGCACCGGCGCCACCGGCTCGGGCACCCATCGCAACTATTACGACGGCGGACGGTACGCCTATCTCGACACGGCCCCCGATGACAGTTTCAGCCACCAGATCTCGTACTTCCGGCCGCTGGTGAACGGCAACATGATTGTGGATGTCTCCGATCCTTCCAATGCCAAGGAAGTCTCGATGTGGTGGGTGCCCGGCTCGCGGAAGAACGAGCAAGCCGAATATGAGAAATGGCAGTGGTCCCAAATCAAGTACGAGCATATGGACCAGACGCCCTTCGCCGGGCTTCACGGGCCCGTGTACGTCCCCAAAAAGATCGAGGACGGAGGCAACCGCGGCTACGGCGCGTGGGGATGCTTCGGCTTGATCATTCACGATCTTTCGGATCCCAAGAATCCGAAGGAGATCGGCCGGTTTGAGCCGCCCCCGCAATACGGGGCGGGAGGCATCGCCTTCCACACCATCTGGTGCGGGATGCTCGATCGCGGATTCGTCATCGGGAATGGGGAGACCACCAATCCCGACTGCAATCAGATTTTTCTCCCGGTCTGGGTCATTGATGTGCGCGACGAAAAGCGCCCCGTCCCCGTTGCGCAATTTCCTCGTCCGGTGCCTCCTCCCGAAGCGCCCTACCGCGATTTCTGCTTCAAGCGCGGACGCTTCGGGGCGCACAACCCGCCGCATTTGAAGGCTCCCGGCAATATCTCTCCGAACTTCATCGCCTATTCGTATTTCGACGCCGGCTTGCGCTGCTACGACATCGGCAATCCCTACCGGCCGGAAGAGGTTGCCTACTTCATTCCCCCGCAAGGCGGGGATTTGAAGAAGTTCGGCAGTTGGAACCGCACCGTGGACAACGTCCTCATCGAATGGGACCGCAATCTGATCTACGTCGCGGCCGATACAGGCATCTACGTGCTGAGCTGCCCGAACCTCGGCAAGCCCATCCTCGACCCCATGCCGGTGGCCGAGTGGTCGCTCGACAAACTGAACGAAGGCGCGCCGTAG
- a CDS encoding ABC transporter substrate-binding protein yields the protein MKVSRFIGCSTAVVLLAAGMAALAQTPALQTIRVVSLPGRPLPLVVAEKQGILARHGIAMQLEVMPNSNDLRGALASGKADVAYAAVDNAVAMVELAGADVLIVMGGEGSLNELIVQPGIKSISDLRGKILIVDAPNTAYALQLKKILLSKGLQAGRDYEIKPVGATPQRLVAMREHKEYAASMLAPPTSILAQRAGFVSLGSTQELIGPYQAGGAFVLRPWARAHADLLANYLAAYVEAQRWLLAPANKQAVIDLLMQDAHLPADVAAETYQLEVSSPGGWAQDARFDLQGFQNVLKLRAEVEGQWGGKPPAPEKYYDSAVYQKALAMLQPKQ from the coding sequence ATGAAGGTTTCGCGCTTTATCGGGTGCTCCACCGCCGTCGTGCTTCTCGCCGCCGGCATGGCCGCACTCGCGCAGACTCCGGCCCTGCAAACCATTCGCGTCGTCAGCTTGCCGGGACGTCCCCTGCCCCTCGTCGTTGCCGAAAAGCAGGGCATCCTCGCCCGCCACGGCATCGCCATGCAGCTCGAAGTCATGCCCAATTCCAACGATTTGCGCGGCGCTCTCGCTAGCGGTAAGGCCGATGTCGCCTATGCCGCGGTGGACAACGCCGTGGCCATGGTCGAGCTCGCCGGCGCCGACGTGCTCATCGTCATGGGCGGCGAAGGCTCGCTGAACGAACTGATCGTGCAGCCGGGCATCAAGTCGATCTCCGATTTGCGCGGAAAGATCCTCATCGTCGACGCTCCCAACACCGCTTACGCCCTGCAGCTCAAGAAAATCCTTCTCTCCAAGGGCCTGCAAGCTGGTCGGGACTACGAGATCAAGCCCGTCGGCGCCACCCCGCAGCGCCTGGTGGCCATGCGCGAGCACAAAGAGTACGCCGCATCCATGCTCGCCCCGCCCACGTCGATTCTCGCCCAGCGCGCCGGCTTCGTCAGCCTCGGCTCCACGCAGGAACTCATCGGCCCGTACCAGGCCGGGGGTGCGTTCGTGCTCCGCCCCTGGGCCCGCGCACATGCCGATCTGCTGGCGAACTATCTCGCGGCCTACGTCGAGGCGCAACGCTGGCTCCTGGCCCCGGCCAACAAGCAAGCGGTCATTGACCTGCTCATGCAGGATGCGCATCTCCCCGCCGATGTCGCCGCCGAAACCTACCAGCTCGAGGTCAGCAGCCCGGGAGGCTGGGCGCAGGACGCGCGCTTCGATTTGCAGGGCTTCCAGAACGTCCTCAAGTTGCGCGCCGAAGTCGAGGGGCAGTGGGGCGGCAAACCGCCCGCGCCGGAGAAGTATTACGATTCCGCCGTTTACCAGAAGGCGCTGGCCATGCTGCAGCCAAAACAGTAA
- a CDS encoding YncE family protein, with protein sequence MKRSIGLGWILLGVLAAGAAAAGYHVVQKVPIGGPDKWDYALVDEAARRVYVTHFDQVNVLDADTGAEVGKIADLHGAHGIALAPKSGRGFITNGLSDAVTIFDLKTLQKIAEIPVGKKPDAIVYDSATERVFAMNGESNDATAIDPATGKAIATFPLGEGPEFAVSDGGGHLFINLEDESKTLRVDSKAMKVTDRWPLAPCATPTSIAMDAAHHRLFVGCRSKVMAVLNADTGKIITTMPIGGRVDATFFDAATGLAYFSTGDGTVDIFHEDTPDKYTAVERAQALPGGRTMALDLKTRRIYVPAMDAGKFTVLVLAP encoded by the coding sequence TTGAAACGATCTATCGGACTTGGATGGATTCTCCTCGGCGTGCTCGCCGCAGGAGCCGCGGCCGCGGGATACCACGTGGTACAGAAAGTGCCCATCGGCGGCCCGGACAAATGGGATTATGCCCTGGTTGACGAAGCCGCCCGCCGCGTTTACGTCACCCATTTCGACCAGGTCAACGTCCTGGATGCCGACACCGGCGCGGAAGTCGGCAAGATCGCCGACCTGCACGGAGCCCACGGAATCGCTCTGGCCCCCAAGTCCGGACGCGGTTTCATTACCAATGGCCTCTCCGATGCCGTCACCATCTTCGATCTGAAGACCCTCCAGAAGATCGCGGAGATTCCCGTGGGCAAAAAGCCCGATGCCATCGTCTATGACTCGGCCACCGAGCGTGTTTTCGCCATGAACGGCGAGAGCAACGACGCCACCGCCATCGACCCCGCCACTGGCAAGGCCATCGCCACCTTCCCTCTCGGCGAGGGGCCGGAATTCGCCGTCTCCGACGGCGGGGGGCATCTCTTCATCAACCTCGAAGACGAAAGCAAGACTCTTCGCGTCGATTCCAAGGCCATGAAAGTTACCGATCGCTGGCCGCTGGCGCCCTGCGCCACGCCCACCAGCATCGCCATGGATGCCGCGCATCACCGCCTCTTCGTCGGTTGCCGTAGCAAAGTCATGGCCGTCCTTAATGCCGACACCGGCAAGATCATCACCACGATGCCCATCGGCGGCCGCGTGGACGCCACCTTTTTCGACGCCGCCACCGGCCTCGCTTACTTTTCCACCGGCGATGGCACCGTAGACATTTTCCACGAGGACACCCCCGACAAATACACCGCCGTCGAAAGGGCGCAGGCCCTGCCCGGGGGCAGGACCATGGCCCTCGATTTGAAGACGCGCCGCATCTACGTCCCGGCCATGGACGCCGGCAAGTTCACCGTCCTGGTCCTCGCACCGTAA
- a CDS encoding alpha/beta hydrolase, whose protein sequence is MLKYSLLQHPFPALALLLLFAGVLAGTARAQQQRERTIDEVKTEAVRRAENGMYPLIGLDPADVREAFASIKSLDDDDWAAGFGAVADRYMAQAKALEASDPAKANAAYVRAWRIYSFGRWPVPSSPGKQRNYAKALEAFLAHARFMDPPLQVVRIPFEGSEIVGYLRLPKNAKGPVPLVIAISGLDSRKEDLSENFGAILPYGIGFLAVDSPGTGQAPIKASETAERMFSRVIDYALTRPEVDKTKIGADGQSFGAYWATKLAIVEHARVKAVVAQSPPVHATFQKDFVLKNTLGNREYLFGLVPALTSIYENAKTIDDLAELLPKMSLVYQKLLGKPTAPMLIISGALDTQVPVSDTYLLLSNGDVPKEAWINPQGGHLGRQVKVWPDPVIFRQVIIPWLVRTLGVEGGDKEAAK, encoded by the coding sequence ATGCTTAAATACTCGCTGCTTCAACATCCCTTCCCTGCTCTAGCCCTCTTGTTGCTTTTCGCTGGTGTGCTCGCCGGCACCGCCCGCGCACAGCAACAGCGCGAACGCACCATCGACGAGGTCAAAACGGAAGCGGTGCGCCGCGCGGAAAACGGGATGTATCCGCTCATCGGACTCGATCCCGCGGATGTCCGGGAAGCGTTCGCTTCCATCAAATCGCTCGATGACGATGACTGGGCCGCGGGTTTCGGCGCGGTGGCCGACCGCTATATGGCTCAGGCAAAGGCTCTCGAAGCCAGCGATCCCGCCAAAGCCAACGCCGCTTACGTCCGGGCATGGCGCATCTATTCCTTCGGCCGCTGGCCGGTGCCGTCGTCCCCGGGCAAGCAACGCAACTATGCCAAAGCACTCGAAGCCTTTCTCGCCCATGCCCGCTTCATGGACCCGCCCTTACAGGTTGTGCGCATCCCCTTTGAAGGCTCCGAGATCGTCGGCTACTTGCGCCTGCCGAAGAATGCGAAAGGTCCCGTACCCCTGGTGATCGCCATCAGCGGTTTGGATAGCCGGAAGGAAGATCTATCCGAAAACTTTGGTGCCATTCTGCCCTACGGCATCGGCTTTCTGGCCGTGGATTCGCCCGGCACGGGGCAAGCGCCGATCAAGGCCAGCGAAACCGCGGAACGCATGTTCTCGCGCGTGATTGACTACGCCCTGACGCGGCCGGAGGTGGATAAGACGAAAATTGGCGCTGACGGCCAGAGCTTCGGCGCCTACTGGGCCACCAAGCTGGCCATCGTCGAGCACGCGCGCGTGAAAGCCGTGGTCGCACAATCGCCGCCTGTCCACGCTACGTTTCAGAAAGACTTTGTACTGAAAAATACGCTGGGCAATCGCGAGTATCTGTTCGGTCTCGTGCCGGCCCTCACGTCCATCTACGAGAATGCCAAGACAATTGACGACCTGGCGGAACTTCTCCCCAAGATGTCACTCGTGTACCAGAAACTCCTCGGCAAGCCGACAGCGCCGATGCTGATCATCTCCGGCGCTCTGGACACCCAGGTTCCCGTCTCCGACACCTACCTGCTCCTCAGCAACGGTGACGTGCCGAAGGAGGCCTGGATCAACCCCCAGGGCGGCCATCTCGGGCGCCAGGTGAAAGTCTGGCCCGATCCGGTCATCTTTCGGCAGGTCATCATCCCCTGGCTGGTCCGCACATTGGGAGTGGAAGGCGGCGACAAGGAAGCAGCGAAATAA
- a CDS encoding nuclear transport factor 2 family protein: MKHANTFVLVFALVFGGLVAALLAQPAVAAGEDQAVLQADRALVQALAKADQAAADKLLDAEFTWTDSAGKTLTRAEVLQALPKSGLGEESGIEVQERTYGDVGAVTANRGKVYALRIWVKRAEGWRALVYHEVTQMAEPPKSAGTGVRECENPCKTVPYEPKNEAERAIIASWQALETGVTAHDSAAWAPHIAEEFVQVSSGGDHPNHKADRIATLDEQKQLGVGSAPPPLVSARMFDFGDAVVMTCLHQPHSGKPIHVTRLWVKQNGQWVISISYQTMIQGAPAKMP; encoded by the coding sequence ATGAAACACGCAAACACCTTTGTACTCGTTTTTGCGCTTGTCTTTGGAGGCCTGGTGGCGGCCCTTCTTGCTCAGCCGGCGGTGGCTGCGGGAGAGGATCAGGCGGTGCTGCAGGCGGATCGCGCGCTCGTGCAGGCCCTTGCAAAAGCGGACCAGGCCGCGGCGGACAAGCTGCTGGACGCGGAGTTTACGTGGACGGATTCGGCGGGAAAGACGCTGACGCGGGCAGAAGTGCTGCAGGCGTTGCCGAAGTCCGGGCTAGGCGAGGAAAGCGGGATCGAAGTGCAGGAGCGGACGTATGGTGATGTGGGAGCGGTCACTGCCAATCGCGGGAAAGTGTACGCCTTGCGGATCTGGGTGAAGCGGGCAGAGGGATGGCGGGCGCTGGTGTATCACGAGGTGACGCAGATGGCCGAGCCGCCGAAGTCGGCGGGGACTGGCGTGAGGGAGTGCGAGAACCCCTGCAAGACGGTGCCGTACGAGCCGAAGAACGAAGCGGAGCGGGCGATAATCGCGTCGTGGCAGGCGCTGGAGACGGGCGTGACGGCGCATGACTCCGCCGCCTGGGCGCCGCACATCGCCGAGGAGTTCGTGCAGGTGAGTTCGGGTGGCGATCATCCGAACCACAAGGCGGACCGCATCGCGACGCTCGATGAGCAGAAGCAATTGGGCGTGGGTTCGGCTCCGCCCCCGCTGGTCTCCGCGCGCATGTTTGATTTCGGGGACGCCGTGGTGATGACCTGCCTGCACCAGCCTCATAGCGGCAAACCGATTCACGTGACCCGCTTGTGGGTAAAACAGAATGGGCAGTGGGTCATCTCCATCAGCTATCAGACGATGATCCAGGGAGCGCCTGCCAAGATGCCGTAG